In Pseudostreptobacillus hongkongensis, a single window of DNA contains:
- a CDS encoding PTS sugar transporter subunit IIA, which translates to MGFFDSLFGKKKEVEKRSVIKVVAPVDGNVIPLSQVPDETFAQGLLGLGVGIEPLESGYVKAPVAGTIIQLFETKHAFVVETPEGLNVLTHFGLNTVKLKGEGFEAVAKEGDKVNAGDPIVKFDLEFLKANADSVVTPVVVLESDDYPNVKALFEGKGTAGVTEIISAEK; encoded by the coding sequence GGAAAGAAAAAAGAAGTAGAAAAAAGATCTGTTATAAAGGTGGTTGCACCAGTTGACGGTAATGTTATACCTTTAAGTCAAGTACCTGATGAAACATTTGCACAAGGATTACTTGGATTAGGAGTAGGAATTGAACCCTTAGAAAGCGGATATGTTAAAGCACCAGTAGCAGGTACAATAATACAATTATTTGAAACTAAACATGCTTTTGTTGTTGAAACTCCAGAAGGATTAAATGTATTAACTCATTTTGGATTAAACACAGTTAAGTTAAAAGGTGAAGGATTTGAAGCAGTAGCAAAAGAAGGAGATAAGGTAAATGCTGGAGACCCTATAGTTAAATTTGATTTAGAATTCTTAAAAGCTAATGCAGATTCAGTAGTTACTCCAGTAGTAGTTTTAGAATCTGATGATTATCCTAATGTTAAAGCTTTATTTGAAGGAAAAGGAACAGCAGGAGTTACTGAAATAATATCTGCAGAAAAATAA
- a CDS encoding MATE family efflux transporter, with protein sequence MRKIFNKNLDERREMILNGNIISTMIFLTIPTFMMAIVQTLIPFSDSLFLNIKLGNNVAAAVSYVQPAINMIIALSQGFGVVALSMIGQLNGKNDENGVRNVSLQILIFSFITGIILMPVALLSARFFVPDNPVLKQDALIYFSLYSLIIPFQFMAAIFNSIKSATGEPEATFYRMFVLLVLKLIFNSIYLLVFNMGIYGAIYASLSAYILTSIWMYYDLFIKKYKFKLNLREYKFDIVVIKELIKLAIPSMLTYMGINLGFFLINKEVVVYGSDVLAGLAIATQVTNICFTMPTCVATTVTTMISINIGVENVEKSKKIFNKGVLIGNIVALILVVLVLPTSKYIVALFKPTDQIANIAIESLKIYIYSVFPYSVFMMSQAVYNALGRTIYPLIMSFLRIWFLRYFFILLTSSFLGYYSVFYGNLVSNFIAGLIFYIMVKKSSWRSNINYE encoded by the coding sequence ATGAGAAAAATATTTAATAAAAATTTAGATGAACGTAGAGAAATGATACTAAATGGAAATATAATTTCTACTATGATTTTTTTAACAATTCCTACTTTTATGATGGCTATAGTTCAAACTTTGATACCTTTTTCAGATAGCTTATTTCTAAATATTAAATTAGGTAATAATGTTGCAGCTGCAGTATCTTATGTACAACCTGCGATAAATATGATAATTGCATTATCTCAAGGTTTTGGAGTAGTTGCATTATCAATGATAGGACAGTTAAATGGAAAAAATGATGAAAATGGTGTAAGAAATGTATCGTTACAAATATTGATTTTCTCATTTATAACAGGAATTATTTTAATGCCTGTAGCACTACTTAGTGCAAGATTTTTTGTCCCTGATAATCCTGTTTTAAAACAAGATGCATTAATATATTTTTCTCTTTATTCGTTAATAATACCATTTCAATTTATGGCAGCAATATTTAATTCAATAAAAAGTGCAACAGGTGAGCCAGAAGCTACTTTTTATAGAATGTTTGTCTTATTAGTACTTAAATTAATATTTAATAGTATTTATTTATTAGTATTTAATATGGGAATTTATGGAGCAATATATGCATCACTAAGTGCATATATATTAACAAGTATATGGATGTATTATGATTTATTTATAAAAAAATATAAATTTAAATTAAATTTGAGAGAATATAAGTTTGATATTGTAGTTATAAAAGAGCTAATTAAGCTAGCTATACCATCTATGTTAACATATATGGGTATAAATTTAGGATTTTTTTTAATAAATAAAGAAGTTGTCGTTTATGGTTCTGATGTTTTAGCAGGTCTTGCTATAGCAACTCAAGTTACTAATATTTGTTTTACAATGCCAACTTGTGTTGCAACAACGGTAACTACTATGATAAGTATAAATATAGGTGTTGAAAATGTTGAAAAATCAAAAAAAATATTTAATAAAGGTGTATTGATAGGTAATATAGTTGCATTAATATTAGTTGTATTAGTTTTACCAACTTCAAAATATATAGTTGCACTATTTAAACCTACAGATCAAATTGCAAATATTGCTATAGAATCTTTAAAAATATATATTTATTCGGTATTTCCATATTCTGTATTTATGATGAGCCAAGCGGTATATAATGCCTTAGGAAGAACTATCTACCCACTAATAATGAGTTTTTTAAGAATATGGTTTTTAAGATATTTCTTTATACTATTAACAAGTTCATTTTTAGGCTATTATTCAGTGTTTTATGGTAATTTAGTTTCAAACTTTATAGCAGGTTTAATTTTCTATATTATGGTTAAAAAAAGTAGTTGGAGGTCAAATATAAATTATGAGTAA